Proteins encoded together in one Triticum dicoccoides isolate Atlit2015 ecotype Zavitan chromosome 7B, WEW_v2.0, whole genome shotgun sequence window:
- the LOC119341710 gene encoding uncharacterized protein LOC119341710 codes for MAFHLRSISLPSRPQANETEVEQEVLSLEASISSSTTTIGTMCAGLRRLGDIYNGVEEIIGLPSNPAGKMLDSEMEGSLELLDLCSTMQENFVEMKAIIQELQVALRKGDDATAQAKIQSYARLVKTAKKHFKKSAKKANAVSAGCKMVMLLTKAREISVSLLESTVHLLSMEIGMPKQSLVSKAFHKKKAVVCHEEQLQELECSIGDLENGVGHLFRKLVQIRVSLLNILSS; via the coding sequence ATGGCTTTCCACCTGAGATCGATAAGTTTGCCATCAAGGCCTCAGGCCAACGAGACTGAAGTCGAGCAAGAGGTGCTGAGCCTAGAGGCGAGCATCtcttcctccaccaccaccatcggcaCCATGTGTGCCGGTCTGAGGAGGCTCGGAGACATCTACAATGGTGTTGAAGAGATTATTGGTCTGCCAAGCAACCCGGCTGGCAAGATGTTGGATTCAGAGATGGAAGGCTCTCTCGAGCTGCTAGATCTCTGCAGCACCATGCAAGAGAACTTCGTCGAGATGAAGGCCATCATCCAAGAGCTACAAGTGGCTCTAAGAAAAGGAGATGATGCAACTGCTCAAGCCAAGATCCAGTCTTATGCCCGTTTGGTGAAGACGGCCAAGAAACATTTCAAGAAGAGCGCGAAGAAGGCTAATGCTGTGTCTGCGGGTTGCAAGATGGTCATGCTATTGACCAAGGCTAGAGAGATTTCTGTGTCTCTGCTGGAGTCCACAGTCCATCTCTTGTCAATGGAAATCGGAATGCCAAAACAGTCTCTTGTCTCAAAGGCATTTCACAAGAAGAAGGCAGTTGTCTGCCATGAGGAGCAATTGCAGGAGTTAGAGTGTAGTATTGGAGATCTCGAGAATGGGGTGGGACATCTGTTCAGGAAATTAGTCCAGATCAGAGTTTCTCTCTTGAACATTCTTAGCTCATAG